GTTTGGGAGAAAAATAAAAAATATGGTTTACAACTTAAGATTAATGCCAACTCCTCTCCAAAACCTTCTGAGTATGAAGGGAAGATTAGATGGGCTTTAGTAGCCGGTCAGCCATAATAGGTAAAAAATGAGTGTAAGGGGGTATAGCTATTGAAAAAATTAACATTATTATTAAGTTTAAGTATTTTGTTTTTTGTTATTCCTTTAACATCTCTAGGACAAACATCTGATTCATTACCATTAGGTTTTAGTGTAGAACCTAGATTTCCTAAGAATCAAATAAATAAGGATATTGATTACTACTACTTATTATTAAAACCAAATGAACAGCAAAAAGTATTAATAGATTTAACCAATACTAGTTCCGAAAAAAAAACAATAGATATCTCATTGCATTCCGCTAAAACAAATTCCAACGGCGTCGTAGAATATGGTGATTCTAAAATAAAAAAGGACGATTCTTTGAAAAATGATTTCACTCATATTGTCAGTGGTCCATCGAGTGTAGAATTAAATCCTCAAGAAAAAAAAACGATAGAATTAACGATTAAGATGCCTAAAAAACAGTTTGATGGCGTAGTATCTGGTGGTATCCAATTTATGGAAAGAAATCAAAATAGAAAAGATCGGTCAAACAATAGAAAAGAAGGCTCAGTCATTTTTAATGAATATGTATATATCTATACAATGGTGTTAAAAGAGACTGAGGTACAAGTAGAACCAAAATTAATTTTTAAAGGGATAGAGTATTTAGATAATAAACTTTATGTGAGTTATTCTAATGTAGCAGCAACCTATTTATATCATATGGATGCTGACATCAAGATAAGTAAAAAAGGTTATACCACTGCATTGTACGAAAAGAAACAATCCAATATGAAGATGGCACCTAATTCTAATATTACTATTCCAGTGGAAATTTTAGATAATTATCTTGATTCTGGCATCTATACTGCGAGTATTTCTGTAAAAAATCAGGATGGTATAGAAGAAAAATGGCATGAGGATTTTGAGGTTGATAAAGGTTTAGTAAAACTGTTGGGAGATAGTAATTCAACTTCTTCTCGTCATAAGAAAAAAAGCCATACCCTTCTTTATTTATTATTATTTTTTATCAGTATGGTCATATTAATCGTCTTTTTTATTTTTAAAAGAATGGTAAAAATGAATTCCAAAACGTTTTTAAAGAATTCGTCTAAAAAACGTAAAGGTAAGTAACGTATTATAAAAAGATAATAGATAAAAATTAATTTGTTTAATTAGTAGGAAAAAGACCTAGAAGTGAGATATCTTCTAGGTCTTTTTCGTTAAACTAAACGTTTTTATTTTTTATAAAATTGAATTGTGGTGATATGTCATATAAGTATCATTGTTTTTTCTTAAAATCCCTATTACAATGTAAGTATAACATTTAAGCATAATAACTGATTGTTAAGTTTATTAAATGTTATTTTGGAGTTAATAATCTAAAAAAGAAGTGGAGGTTATTTGTAATATAAGGAGGATAAAAAATGAGGAAAAAAGTTTGGTTGTTATGTTCTTTCCTATTGTTTTTTTTAGTTATGATAAGTGGAAGACTCGTTGAGGCAGAAAGTTCTGTTAACGTATCTTCATCATTAAGACAAAATCAAGTAGTATCGAATAAGAAACAATTTGGAGGTTTACAAAATCTTAAGCAGTTTAGTTTAGATAAACAAGGGAACGGAATTGTTGCTTATAATTTTGGTAAAAGTATGGAAGAGATCAAAGCGCTAAATGGTGATGAACAAGCGGCTAAAGAGATGATTTTATACGAGAGTGGCGCTACTGGTTATGGTTTGATGGGTGATGTGACAGACAAGATCGAAGTAGGAGACTTAGGTGATTTATTTTCTACATCTTTTAATGATTTGGCAGAACATCAT
This genomic stretch from Vagococcus sp. CY52-2 harbors:
- a CDS encoding DUF916 domain-containing protein, with amino-acid sequence MKKLTLLLSLSILFFVIPLTSLGQTSDSLPLGFSVEPRFPKNQINKDIDYYYLLLKPNEQQKVLIDLTNTSSEKKTIDISLHSAKTNSNGVVEYGDSKIKKDDSLKNDFTHIVSGPSSVELNPQEKKTIELTIKMPKKQFDGVVSGGIQFMERNQNRKDRSNNRKEGSVIFNEYVYIYTMVLKETEVQVEPKLIFKGIEYLDNKLYVSYSNVAATYLYHMDADIKISKKGYTTALYEKKQSNMKMAPNSNITIPVEILDNYLDSGIYTASISVKNQDGIEEKWHEDFEVDKGLVKLLGDSNSTSSRHKKKSHTLLYLLLFFISMVILIVFFIFKRMVKMNSKTFLKNSSKKRKGK